One stretch of Candidatus Zixiibacteriota bacterium DNA includes these proteins:
- a CDS encoding DUF1648 domain-containing protein → MHVPVPHNPKFTRKNQPIIKFERSRFEFSFEILAAIGLLYGLYELMINYGSLPEQIPTHYNFSGRPDAWGSRFTLWLPVAIMAVVYAMMSLLVRAPHHFNYPWKITAENAPRQYQLACLMITALKTVIVWLFTWIILTTIRLADGGEADLMPVGMYVFLGLIALVVGGYFILAYRAR, encoded by the coding sequence GTGCACGTTCCGGTCCCACACAATCCCAAGTTCACCCGCAAGAATCAGCCGATCATCAAGTTCGAACGCTCGCGATTTGAGTTTTCCTTCGAAATCCTTGCAGCGATCGGACTGCTCTATGGCCTGTACGAACTAATGATCAACTACGGTTCTCTCCCCGAACAGATTCCGACTCACTACAACTTTTCCGGCCGACCCGATGCCTGGGGCTCCCGCTTTACCTTGTGGCTCCCCGTCGCTATCATGGCCGTGGTCTATGCCATGATGTCGCTCCTCGTCCGAGCACCCCATCACTTCAACTACCCTTGGAAAATCACCGCTGAAAACGCTCCGCGCCAATATCAACTCGCCTGCCTCATGATCACGGCACTGAAAACCGTCATCGTCTGGCTCTTCACCTGGATCATCCTGACGACGATCCGGCTCGCCGACGGCGGCGAGGCTGACCTAATGCCGGTCGGCATGTACGTGTTTCTGGGATTGATCGCGTTGGTCGTCGGCGGCTACTTCATCCTCGCTTATCGCGCGCGCTGA
- a CDS encoding A/G-specific adenine glycosylase: MTPYKVWISEVMLQQTVTTAVAPRFVRWLLRFPNVRALAQASEQQVLREWEGLGYYARARNLHRAAQVIVREYRGRIPADYRQLLVLPGIGSYTAAAIASIAFGQLYPVLDANVRRVMQRVLATAQGQDSDDEAIAAFLRSAISRRRPGDFNEALMELGQMVCRPRNPSCGNCPLQTNCGAYRFGSLDERVRPKSGRLIRRQSVLLIVCCKGKILLEQKQSGLFRNMWGFPRAALHDAVDAAIAAWAKKHVDAPLEIIKHLKPVTHFYTRHAEELHPVLARVSSHRKATTELRWLMRGELEEIPLPSVERRVWMALSARDKRG, from the coding sequence GTGACTCCTTACAAAGTCTGGATTTCCGAAGTGATGCTGCAGCAGACCGTGACGACAGCGGTGGCGCCGCGATTCGTGCGCTGGCTCTTGCGATTTCCCAATGTCAGGGCGCTGGCACAGGCCTCCGAGCAGCAGGTACTGCGGGAATGGGAAGGACTCGGGTACTATGCGCGCGCCCGGAACCTGCACCGCGCGGCACAAGTCATCGTCCGCGAATACCGGGGCAGAATTCCGGCGGACTATCGGCAGTTGCTGGTGCTGCCGGGCATAGGCAGCTACACCGCAGCGGCTATCGCCAGCATCGCCTTTGGCCAATTGTATCCGGTTCTTGATGCCAATGTCCGACGGGTGATGCAGCGAGTGCTGGCGACGGCTCAGGGTCAAGACTCGGACGATGAGGCGATCGCTGCTTTCCTGCGGTCGGCAATCTCGCGGCGCAGACCGGGGGATTTTAACGAAGCGCTAATGGAACTGGGGCAGATGGTGTGTCGGCCGCGGAACCCCAGTTGCGGGAATTGTCCGCTGCAGACGAATTGTGGCGCTTACCGATTCGGCAGCCTCGATGAGCGCGTACGTCCCAAGAGTGGGCGACTCATCCGGCGACAGTCGGTGCTATTGATAGTCTGCTGCAAGGGCAAGATCTTACTGGAGCAAAAGCAGTCGGGCCTGTTCAGGAACATGTGGGGATTCCCCCGGGCGGCGCTTCACGACGCTGTCGATGCTGCTATTGCCGCCTGGGCAAAAAAGCATGTAGACGCCCCCCTCGAAATCATCAAGCACCTGAAGCCGGTGACTCATTTCTACACCCGGCACGCGGAGGAGTTGCACCCGGTACTTGCCCGCGTCAGCAGTCACCGCAAGGCGACGACGGAACTGCGTTGGCTAATGCGCGGCGAGTTGGAGGAGATCCCCTTGCCCAGCGTTGAGCGGCGGGTGTGGATGGCACTCAGCGCGCGCGATAAGCGAGGATGA
- a CDS encoding ZIP family metal transporter has product MGDMEVWLYTIISVIVVSLISQVGLFTLSLSPERLQRITLYLVAFAVGGLFGNSFVHLLPEAFHHNDSPLSTSLLIVVGILIFFVLEKFLRWRHCHVTEHQFHHPVATLNLVSDALHNLIDGVLIAATFSVDIPLGITTTVAIILHEIPQEIGDFGVLVHSGMSVRKALLFNFLSASVALVGAIVVLAIGPNIQQVIEAMIPVTAGGFLYIAGSDLIPELQHDVKISNSLGQFICIILGVAVMAALALTGSHSH; this is encoded by the coding sequence TTGGGTGACATGGAAGTCTGGCTTTACACCATCATCAGCGTCATCGTCGTCAGTCTGATCTCGCAAGTCGGTCTCTTTACGTTGTCGCTATCGCCCGAACGCCTTCAGCGGATCACTCTCTATCTGGTCGCCTTCGCCGTCGGCGGTTTGTTCGGCAATAGCTTCGTCCACCTGCTGCCGGAGGCGTTTCACCACAACGATTCGCCGCTCTCAACTTCCCTGTTGATCGTTGTCGGCATCCTCATCTTCTTCGTGCTGGAAAAGTTCCTGCGCTGGCGCCACTGCCACGTCACCGAGCATCAGTTCCATCACCCGGTCGCGACGCTCAATCTGGTCTCCGATGCCTTGCACAACCTGATCGACGGCGTCCTGATCGCCGCGACCTTCAGCGTAGATATTCCGCTCGGTATCACCACCACTGTGGCAATCATTCTCCACGAAATCCCCCAGGAAATCGGCGACTTCGGCGTACTCGTGCACTCCGGCATGAGCGTCCGCAAAGCCCTGCTCTTCAACTTCCTGTCGGCATCCGTAGCCTTGGTCGGGGCGATCGTGGTGCTGGCCATCGGCCCCAATATCCAGCAGGTCATCGAGGCCATGATTCCGGTCACGGCGGGGGGATTCTTGTACATCGCCGGATCCGACCTGATCCCCGAATTGCAGCACGATGTGAAGATTTCAAATTCTCTCGGTCAGTTTATCTGCATCATTCTCGGCGTTGCCGTGATGGCTGCGCTGGCGCTGACCGGAAGTCATTCCCACTAA
- a CDS encoding DinB family protein produces MNNAVKPVSEILGVNDFMYRLAFVGVDEQLARRQLQPKTNSLIWLLGHIAVNRAYVGQLTGLQIEEPWGELFNKSIDQIAATALPPLTEIRGYWEQVAPKTAAHLSQLDEAALAGALPFKFPTREQNVLAGLSFMAMHESYHVGQMSSLRKHLGLESLYELAVKEMKKSRE; encoded by the coding sequence ATGAACAACGCCGTAAAACCCGTCAGCGAGATTCTCGGGGTGAATGACTTCATGTACCGCCTGGCCTTTGTCGGTGTCGATGAACAGCTCGCCCGTCGCCAGCTTCAGCCGAAGACGAATTCCCTGATCTGGCTGTTAGGGCATATTGCCGTCAACCGCGCCTATGTCGGGCAATTGACGGGGCTGCAAATTGAGGAACCGTGGGGCGAGCTTTTCAACAAGTCGATCGATCAGATTGCCGCAACCGCGTTACCGCCGCTGACAGAGATCAGGGGATACTGGGAGCAGGTCGCGCCCAAGACTGCGGCGCACCTGAGTCAGCTTGACGAAGCGGCCCTGGCCGGGGCTTTGCCTTTCAAGTTCCCGACCCGCGAGCAAAATGTTCTGGCGGGGCTGTCGTTCATGGCGATGCACGAGTCGTATCACGTCGGTCAGATGAGTTCGCTGCGCAAGCATCTGGGGTTGGAAAGCTTGTATGAACTGGCAGTGAAAGAGATGAAGAAGTCCCGCGAATGA
- a CDS encoding SDR family oxidoreductase, protein MESLKGKIALVTGGTKGIGKAVALRLARAGANVAVNYFRSRDTADATVAELKALGSDAIAIRSNVGKHELLHRIFDEVKEKYGRLDILISNAALGIYTEALKIDDKAWDLSMHTNAQAALLCVQHAIDMMPDGSRIVTLSSLGSHRYIDGYSAIGVSKAALECLTKYLAYELAPRRINVNCVSGGFIDTDALKIFPSYDMMFKEVVRRTPFGRVGTPDEVAGVVFFLCTEDARWITGQTIIVDGGYTLA, encoded by the coding sequence TTGGAAAGTCTGAAGGGAAAAATCGCACTGGTTACCGGCGGGACCAAGGGCATCGGCAAGGCCGTTGCACTCCGCCTGGCGCGCGCCGGCGCCAATGTCGCCGTCAATTACTTTCGCAGTCGTGATACCGCGGATGCCACTGTTGCCGAGCTCAAAGCTCTCGGCTCTGACGCCATCGCGATTCGTTCCAACGTCGGCAAGCACGAGCTTCTGCATCGGATTTTTGATGAAGTCAAAGAGAAATATGGCCGGCTCGATATCCTGATCTCCAATGCAGCGCTGGGAATCTATACCGAGGCTCTCAAAATCGATGACAAAGCCTGGGATCTCTCGATGCATACCAACGCCCAGGCCGCTTTGCTTTGCGTCCAGCATGCCATCGACATGATGCCGGACGGCTCACGAATCGTCACGCTGTCATCGCTGGGTTCGCACCGTTACATCGACGGTTACTCGGCAATTGGCGTCTCAAAAGCGGCGCTCGAATGCCTAACCAAATATCTCGCCTATGAACTGGCTCCACGACGGATCAACGTCAATTGCGTCTCGGGTGGATTCATCGACACCGATGCTCTCAAGATTTTCCCCTCCTATGACATGATGTTCAAGGAGGTTGTGCGGAGGACGCCCTTCGGCCGCGTCGGCACCCCCGATGAAGTCGCCGGTGTCGTCTTCTTCCTCTGCACCGAGGACGCCCGCTGGATTACCGGCCAGACGATCATCGTCGATGGCGGCTATACGCTTGCTTGA
- a CDS encoding type III polyketide synthase yields MPKIVAVGCAVPPYKLTQNQIRQFAEIHFADSALPLDRLIEVFENAEIESRYFSVPIDWYRKERSFVEKNHAYIDSSSSLGQECAIKCLEQSLVVPSEIDYIIFVSTTGLATPSMDARLINLLGMRPDIRRTPIWGLGCAGGAAGLSHAYHYLLGHPRDRVLIVAVELCGLTFQQNDRSKSNFVATALFGEGAAAVLVVGDEVPRSGLEIIDTGSTFWPNSLDVMGWNLMNSGLQVVFAQSIPHIVETKALENFRGFLNRHELQLAQIEHFILHPGGTKVIEAYQRALGLADGQLELCRKSLSEYGNMSAVSVLFVLEQHLQRFPLGSNAYGLISALGPGFCAENLLVRF; encoded by the coding sequence ATGCCGAAGATCGTCGCTGTCGGTTGCGCTGTCCCACCGTACAAGCTCACCCAGAATCAGATTCGCCAGTTTGCCGAGATCCATTTCGCAGATTCCGCCCTTCCACTTGATCGACTCATAGAAGTTTTCGAGAATGCTGAGATTGAATCGCGCTACTTCTCGGTACCGATCGACTGGTATCGGAAGGAGCGGTCTTTCGTCGAAAAGAACCACGCATATATAGACTCGTCAAGCTCACTGGGACAGGAATGCGCCATTAAGTGCCTCGAGCAATCGTTGGTCGTACCCTCCGAAATCGACTATATCATCTTTGTCTCAACGACTGGTCTGGCCACTCCATCTATGGATGCCCGACTGATCAATCTTCTCGGTATGCGTCCCGACATCCGCCGAACTCCAATCTGGGGACTCGGTTGCGCCGGAGGGGCGGCCGGATTGTCGCATGCCTACCACTATCTCCTCGGTCATCCACGCGACCGCGTACTCATCGTTGCCGTCGAGCTATGCGGGCTGACTTTCCAGCAGAACGACCGTTCGAAGAGCAACTTCGTGGCGACCGCTCTCTTCGGGGAGGGGGCTGCGGCAGTGCTTGTTGTTGGTGATGAAGTGCCCCGCTCCGGATTGGAGATCATCGACACGGGAAGCACTTTCTGGCCGAACTCGCTCGACGTTATGGGCTGGAATCTGATGAACAGCGGACTGCAGGTCGTCTTCGCCCAGAGCATCCCTCACATAGTTGAAACCAAGGCACTCGAGAACTTCAGGGGATTTCTCAATCGACATGAGCTGCAACTGGCTCAGATCGAACACTTCATCCTCCATCCTGGCGGCACCAAGGTTATCGAAGCCTATCAGCGGGCGTTGGGGCTTGCCGATGGCCAACTGGAGCTTTGCCGAAAATCGTTGAGCGAATACGGCAATATGTCGGCCGTCTCCGTCTTGTTTGTGCTGGAACAGCACCTGCAACGTTTCCCACTGGGAAGCAACGCCTACGGCCTGATCAGCGCTCTGGGACCGGGATTCTGTGCCGAAAACTTGCTCGTGCGCTTCTGA